The Gossypium arboreum isolate Shixiya-1 chromosome 6, ASM2569848v2, whole genome shotgun sequence DNA window TGGAAACCgtaaattttgaataaaaaattgtgtctaaaaataacatacaaaaaATGAAACATAAGTattgaaactaataataataacaccACACCACATATGCAATATAATGAAAATTAGTTTAACTTGTAATACCAACTCTATTAAATACATTGTTAATACTAAAAATACTATCATGTATGCGTGGAGAAATCacaaattttgaataaaaatgtatgtttaaaaataacataaaataaataatgaaacatacGGTTTGACACTAATAATAACATCAACACATATGCAACATGTacgaaattaaaatgaaaaatagtttAACCGATGACACCAATTCAATCAAATACATTATTAATACTAGAAATCCTATCACACGCAGATATACGTGTGGAAACCATGAATTTAAAACAcagatatatatttaaaaataacatataataaacaaTGAAATGTAttgtttgaaactaattaatcataataatatatgaaCTTAACAACATAAATACATCATATTAACAATACTAAATGCACTACAATTATTTATCATGAGGTATCATCAATTATGAGTTAATGTCTAGTTGACTTGTGACACtaactcaattaacaacattattaattattaatatatacaaatGATGGAGATAATAAATtgtgaatattaaaataaaaatgtataaaatatattaaaatgaaaagttggTTGAGtggctaatttaaaattttattaatctttttggtgtggaattaaaTCGACCATAGACATATTTTCATTGGTTTTGTGAAAATCAACCGACTAAAATACCTTCAAatactataatttattttaattatataattatatttctgTAATATTGTTGGTGAACTAATTTGAGAGTAATATCTACttaataaatagtaaaaaaaaaatttggcatACTAAGTTTCATCATCACTTTTAACTTTTTACTGCTGAGGCATCAAGAACACAAGAACTAAGCCTGCAAATCAACACTTGCAACACAACGAATAAATCTCCAtgaaatattatatatatctCCTATCATATGGAAAGCCATGGAAGCTATGATCACCATCTTCCCGTAAATATCCAATTAAAGCAGCCTAATTTGGCTGTTAATATACGGCCTCTCAATCCCTGAAAGATCACATAATAGATTTTATAGCCGAGGATTATTGATCTTTATTACAGATTAAATCCCAAAAAGAGAATGACCTACTCACGCCTACTGAAAGTGGATGCCTCAACCAAAAACCTTGAGGatcattatatatacatataatattatattatattatgtgcATATTATAAGGTATCTTCTTTTATCTTGTCAGCCGCCTAGGCGTGTCGGATGCCAAATTGCCAGTCCCTCAACACCATTGCTTTTTCCCCATTCCTTTTCTTGCGGAATTTCATTAGCAAACACCAACCAtggatatatatacatacatatatatatatatcatttacgtgtatatatatgtatatgtatatgtatatgtataaatattctCCATTTCCTATTCCTTGAGCTTAATTAAGTAATATTAACCCACTCACGTATGACTCATCTCCAACTACATGCATTAACTTCAGTATCTATTCAAAGATATTGCATTTACTACAAATTAGGCTAAGACAATGCGAATACTATTCCCAGGTCAGTTCTTAAATATGGCATTTGATGTTTTCCCTGCATCCTACAAATCCAAAAGCAAAAGATAGGGGTCTATTTCAACCCAATAAAAACTGAAAAATTTATACCTCACGTATCCTAAAATTCTTTTGCGTGGTTCATATAGTTTACATTTTGTCATCAACTTCTTTAATCAACCCCTCAAAAGATAAATGTGACATCATTCCCACTAAGCCTAACCACGGTTCGGGTCAGGAGGcaattcaattttataaaaattatttcttACCTAAGCTTTTTTTTTCTTGCTTTTTGTCCAAGGGCACGAATTACTCTCCATTTaacattaaataaatttaattattaaataataattcgagCCTTGAATAAAGCCTGGTTCTTGGTTAGGTGCATGAAAGTCCCACCCATTTCATCACcgtttcttgttttttttttttttctttctgaaTTATACCAAATATATATGTTGGCCACGGAAGACGCAATATATGTTTCCATCTTGAGTAGTTTTTTGTTTTTGAGTAATTAGGTTTTTGTCACGTCAAAAAGAAGGTTCCATTACTCTATTCTTGGTGATAAGTCCACGCCTTTCTCCCACGAACCCTTTTCAAAGAATCAGTTGGTGCAGTTTTCTATTGATTGTTTCGATCATCTATATATATGCAAGTAGCCTTATCGTAAAGGCCAAACCCAAACACAAACACAAACCCAAAGTTTTAATCTATAATTCTTAACCTAATGATGGAAGAAATAGAATGCAAACCACCAACTCAGCTCATAGTAGAAGCTTCCATTAGCAGTACTGACCAACCAGAGAAGAACAACGGTGAGGCGCTATCTCCATCATGTTCCAATATATTAACGAAGATCCATGCTGGGTATTTTAGGATAAGCCTTTCCCTTGGGTGTCAAGCTTTGTTGTGGAAGATTCTGACTCAACCAAATGGTGTTTCTCGAGATGTTCTGCATGTTTTCAGCAAGCTCCCATCTACGGCTTGTTTGCTGCTATGGTGTCTAGCTGCTTTAACACAGATTTCACTGACTTTGGTTTATGTTCTCCGATGTTACTTTCAGTTCGATTTGGTTAAGGCCGAGTTCTCACACCATATCGGAGTTAACTATCTGTATGCTCCTTGGATTTCATGGCTTGCCTTGCTTCAATCTGCACCGATTCTCCTTCAGAATACCTGCCTTCTTTATATGATTCTCTGTTGGACCTTTATTGTTCCCTTGGCAATGCTTGATATTAAAATATACGGACAATGGTTCACAACGGAGAAACGGTTTCTATCGGTAATGGCAAACCCGACTAGCCTGATATCGGTGATTGGGAACTTGGTAGCCGCTCGAGCTGCAGCACAGATGGGCTGGAAAGAGAGTGCAGTTTGTATGTGGTCACTTGGTATGGTTCACTATTTAGTACTCTTTGTTACACTCTATCAACGCTTATCGGGTCAAAATTCTCTCCCTACGATTTTACGACCAACCTTCTTCTTGTTCTTTGCTGCTCCCAGCATGGGTAGTTTAGCTTGGAACTCCATTACCGGAACTTTCGATACCACATCGAAGatgctctttttcttttctctcttcctcttcgtatctctggtaaatttacagCAAACAACGTTAAACATGTGTgtttgtagtatatatatatatatatatatatagcagtCAAACCAGACAGTGACATCGATATTTGCTATGGTTGGTTTTTACAGGCTTGCAGGCCATTCCTATTCAAGAAATCCATGAGGAAATTCAATGTGGCATGGTGGGCATACTCTTTCCCGTTAACCTTCCTTGCCATGGCAGCTGTTGAATACTCACGAGAGGTGAAATGTCATGTTGCAACTCTCTTAATGCTTTTGTTGTCAGTAGTGTCAGTTCTGGTTTTTCTTGGCTTAATGATGCTCACTGCTGCTAACATTGACCGGCTGTTGGGTGGAACTGATGATCCCATACTGGCTTTTTGCAAAAACAAGAAATCAAATGCTGGAGCCACGACGAAATAAGTGCCTAATACGGGTATATGTTTGATATGGGACGTAATTCTAAACTATTTCTAAGATGTATTTGGAGAACTCTTGGGttttaataatcaaattataaatattaaattatgaaACACCTGTGTGAGAGATTTTGGTTGAATGGTGATgtataaatattgaaaattataaaaatttgtgcTCAAATCAtatcatatatttttataaaggCAAAAATACCCTCTACACAATACAATTATTAGGTATAATAACTCAAGAAGACAACTCAACCACATGCTTAATATATAGACATAGATGCACGTTACTGAGAATAGTTTGATGGTTTTCTTGGGCATACTTATAACTCAAATTACCAAGCATTTTGTTGGTTTAAAAATCCATTTTCTTGGGTAATATAAAGTTCTTATTCTAGCATTCAAACTATTACAATGTTCTAAAATATATCAAAGATCAAAACTCATCCATTGATTCATTGAACAGTAGATTCTCAATAATAAAAACATGAAGCTGAAATGACAAAGAGAGGCTAATTTCTCAAATATATATACGTATGTGtgtgtatttttttttctttggatcTTTCTCCGTTTGACAAAATTCAAGAACTAAACTGCAAAAATCAAATCCATTACAGAACCCTGAAGACCTTTATTGGAAAAACGCTAATGAAACTGCAAAAACACATTCGCAAGAGGTGCTCAAATTCCTTAGGTATTCATTCTTCTTACCACCTGAATGTGACAAGCTCTAGTCAGATTCAAGCTGCTTAATCCTTGCCCTCAGAGTGGCTATTTCTTCCTCCAAGGCCGTAACTTTGTCTGACCCACCTGCATCTTCAAATCCCTGACCTTGTTTCTTGGCAGTCTCCATGGTCTTCCTTCTTATACGGAGTTCTTTAATATAATGGTGTAATTTGTCTATAATTAGTGATAGGAATAGCAATCCCCCTGTAAAAAAAGTTACCCACCATTAAAAACACAGTTTATTATCAGACCAAAAAGGAAGTGAGAGACATCCCCAGTGAACTTCTAGCTGAAGAATGAAGCATACATCAACTTTTGGGAATTAATATGACATGTAAAAAACCATAATATCAAGAAAACAAACGAAAGTTTACACTGCAAGAGGAGAATTATAGAATACATGATTCAGGTGTGAGCGTCAGCTATGAGTAAGTATACGAGACGGGCATGGTTAGATTTTTCTAGGATTTTCCACACCTTTAGAGATCATATCCTCAGATCTATGTGTTCAACATAGTGTTTAAGAAAAATGAAGGTCCAAGTGCTATATGTTATATATAAGGCTAAAAAACAGGTACCATTGTCCTGTTTTCCCTCCATTTTTGAAGATAAATAATGTATACATTTCAGGGAATTGAATCAAAAGTAAAAGGGTATTGATATTATTAGAATTTGGAACCTGAATCAAGTCCTGCCTTTGCCACCCTAATTGCATTCTAGAAAAGAATAAGCATtctagaaaagaaaataagataTAAACAATCATAATAATTGCATACCGTATGGTAGAAGGAATCAAGATCGCGAATAAAAGTGAAAAAAATTAGGATTAGATTTTAGAAGAACTATGGAGgaagaattaattaattaattacccATGAGAGTAGTTTCGAGGAGGTTTTTGGCCATGAGAATCTCGTCCGTTAGAGAAGCGTTTCCATCAACGATCCAGCGTTTCTTGAGCATCATCATGCTGAATATGTACGACAACATCACAACGGATACTGTTCCGCCCACCGTCTTCACTATGACCGGACCTCGTCCCCTCTTGGCCCGATCCAGAACCATTAACACCAGCTTCCTTAACGGTGTCTTGAAGCATAGTACGATGATCACCGCCATCTCTGCGAATATCACCGTGAACAACAACTGTAGCATCTTTAAACGTTATTCCTTTTTCTGGAACCCCAAAAAGATGATCAAAATTAAAAGGAGTAATGCAAGCTCTTTCAGTAACAACGAACCCAACACCGAAAAGCACAAAAACAGATTAGTTTTCCattaatgaagaagatgaaggaGCGCGATTCTCGTACGCAATTTTATTTTTGATCTTTAAGTTATTTTTTGGGTTAAATTTCTAAATGCCCCCTTACCTTTTTGTTTATTTGAGATATATATGCATGTAAGACGTATTTTTAGAATTATACATATAGTCGGATGGATCATATCATCGATTTTTTATTCACCAGTCCAACCAGTATGATTGTTGGTCTGATTGATTAAgtattaaaaaaattttgaaaaatagggACATCCAGAAAAAATAAATttggaaaaataagaaaaaatatttaaaaaaaaagcttTTATGAACTAGGTTTGAGTTGGTTGGTTATTGGGTTTAGGGTTGAGCTTTTTTTCTCGGTTTGGGCTAAGAATTTTggcccaaaaaataaaaaagtaatcGGTTCAATTGGTTTTCAGTTCAAAGCTAATTCAATCACGGTTCAAAATGATTCACAATTCAACCAATTCAATCATTTTATTTGAACTAGTATATCGACTAGTCCAATCCAATTTAAACAACCATAATCAACACCTTTTAGGCTGCTTCTTGTTTACTTTTTTGAGATAAAAAGTAAGGAATATAGTTTGTCCAGAGATTGGACCTAAAATCAATTTCAACTAAATACATAGAACTCAATTTCTTCTAATTAGGACTATTTAGGCTTTCAAAGTTTAAATTAATATTAGAGACACTAACAAGGTAGCCCATAAGCTTGCAAGAGTCGCTTTGTTACATGCAGACTACTTTGAAGGGATGTTTGGTTCGTCGAATCTTAGATTTTGTTCCATAATAGGATTTAGAGGAATGTAATTACGGGTGTAATGTGAGACTAACTTGTTTGTTTCATTTGATTGGAATGTAAGATTCATACGTTTGGTTAATAGAATGTAAGATTACCTAAAAGAAAGTTTTATATATTgtctttattataaaatatagacCCATTAACCAACTAATTAAGTCAATTATTAAAAGAATGCTGCAAGTTAATTCACCAAATTGTCAATCATTCTATAATCCTAATAGctagaaaaaaaaacttaaaatcatgtaaagaaaaaaaaaagaatttgatTGAAAGCTATGACCTTAATCAAATTTTCTATCGAAATGACAATTTAACTCACAAACAACAAAGCAAATGTAACGACCCGAAAGTTAGTGATGTTGAAAAATACAGTTTTGAGATTCCATTTTAAAGACcgataaaaatatttacggagttatattataaatgaattgtaacatcccaaaaactaGGTTAGAAGAAATTGAGTTCTGAAATCAAGAGTGGTCATCTCTCGATTTATGAGTTAAGatattagaaattttaacaaGTAAACTAATTTGGTTTAGTGGTTAGGTGTTTTAGTCATGTGTGTGAGATTTTGAGTTCGAATCTTGGtcctttaaattttgttatttttatcaaACCCTTACTCTTGATTATTTGGCATAAGTACAATTTTCGATCAACTAATAATAAGAATGACTGGTTCAATGGTTAAGTTTTTGTATACCATTTAGTCTTGTGTTTGAGTCTCTACGTAAGCAATGGGGAAAATTTTTacattattttgtaatttagtttgtTTTGTTTGATTTTAAAGAAAACAAGTTAATTAACTTCCGATTCTCATATTCACAGAACATCCACTTCtcattctatttttctttcttttattttttactcCTCTTCCGTTCAATTATACTTTTTCCTTTCTTCTACTTCATTATTCTTCGTTGAATCCTTCTGTATTTGTTACGCCAAGTTCCTTTGTGCGGTTAATCTTCAATCGAACTGTAAGTGTCCTTTGTCAAGTTTTATTTGCTTGAGTTTGATGATGATCGAAGTTACGTCCTTTTTGTTTGGAATGAATTCTGATTTGTGTAAGTCTTTGTTAGACGATGTTCTCAAAAGTAACATTCTTTCAACATTCTAAGTTTGTACTGCTGATTTCGTACAAGGGTAAGCGTTAGCTTTTGTTTTGAGATTTCGTGTCGAAGTTCTTTGACATCATTTCAGGTTTGGATGTTAATCTTAATGATTGTTTCGAATAAGTCGTTTAATCTATTGTTGTAATGTTGTTTTAAATACGGGAATTCATCATTGTTGCTCCTACATCGAATCTGTCTCAGGTGGGTACCGATAACCCAacttttgtttcaattttagtCATCGAAAAATTgattgtcgatgccacacggcagtgtgctaggccgtgtggtaggccataCAAGCCACCCGGTCGTGTGTTAGACCGTGTGATAGGACTTGTAACTCTTTGTTCTTGAAAATTggaggcacacggacgtgtgtccaaGTCGTGTGTGGTTATGTGTT harbors:
- the LOC108485580 gene encoding S-type anion channel SLAH4-like, whose product is MMEEIECKPPTQLIVEASISSTDQPEKNNGEALSPSCSNILTKIHAGYFRISLSLGCQALLWKILTQPNGVSRDVLHVFSKLPSTACLLLWCLAALTQISLTLVYVLRCYFQFDLVKAEFSHHIGVNYLYAPWISWLALLQSAPILLQNTCLLYMILCWTFIVPLAMLDIKIYGQWFTTEKRFLSVMANPTSLISVIGNLVAARAAAQMGWKESAVCMWSLGMVHYLVLFVTLYQRLSGQNSLPTILRPTFFLFFAAPSMGSLAWNSITGTFDTTSKMLFFFSLFLFVSLACRPFLFKKSMRKFNVAWWAYSFPLTFLAMAAVEYSREVKCHVATLLMLLLSVVSVLVFLGLMMLTAANIDRLLGGTDDPILAFCKNKKSNAGATTK
- the LOC108485696 gene encoding uncharacterized protein LOC108485696, giving the protein MLQLLFTVIFAEMAVIIVLCFKTPLRKLVLMVLDRAKRGRGPVIVKTVGGTVSVVMLSYIFSMMMLKKRWIVDGNASLTDEILMAKNLLETTLMGGLLFLSLIIDKLHHYIKELRIRRKTMETAKKQGQGFEDAGGSDKVTALEEEIATLRARIKQLESD